The nucleotide window CGCGCAGCCGCTCGAACAGCTCGCCCGCCTCGCCCTCGAGCACCACCTTGGCCCGCTTCACCGGGCGGCGCGGGGTGGCCGCGGCGTCGGGGGCCAGGCCGTCGAGGAACCGGCTGCGCGGGCGGGACCGCCGTCCACCGGGGCTGCGGGCCAGCGACCAGGAGAGCGTGAGCTGCTCGCGGGCGCGGGTCACCGCGACGTAGAGCAGCCGCCGCTCCTCCTCCACCGCCTCCGGGCGCGACTGCGACTGGGCGATCGGCAGCACGCCGTCGACCAGGCCGACCACGAAGACGGCGTCCCACTCCAGCCCCTTCGCGGCGTGCATCGAGGCCAGGGTGACCCCCTGCACGGTCGGCGCGTGCTGGGCGTTGGCCCGCTCGGCCAGGTGGGCGACGAAGCCGGCGAGGTCGAGCGTGGGCTGCTCGGAGACCAGGTCGACGGCCAGGTCGACGAGGGCCGACAGCGACTGCCACCGGTCGCGGGCGACGCCGCCGGGCGGGGGCCGGTGCTCGGCCCAGCCGGTCGAGGCCAGGACGTCGCGGATCGCGGGCACCAGGGCGCCGGGGTCGTTGCCGCCGGCGGCCGCGCCACGGAGCAGCACCACCGCCTCGCGCACCTCGGGCCGCTCGAAGAACCGCTCGCCGCCCTTGAGCACGTAGGGCACGCCCAGGTCGGCCAGCGCGGACTCGTAGACCTGGGACTGGGCGTTGATCCGGAACAGCACCGCGATCTCGCTGGCCGGAAGCCCACTGTCGATGAGCTCGCGGCAGGCCCGGGCCACCGAGGCGGCCTCGGCCGGCTCGTCGTCGTGCTCCACGAAGCGGGGTGCGGGGCCCTCGGCGCGCTGACCCAGCAGCCGCAGCCCGGGCAGGCCCTTGCGCGGCGGCGCCTGGCCGATGAGCTTGTTGGCCAGGCCGACCACCTGCGGGGTGGACCGGTAGTCGCGCTCGAGCTTGACCACCTCGGCGTCGCCGTAGCGGTCGGCGAAGCCCAACAGGTACTCGGGGTCCGCGCCGGTGAAGGAGTAGATCGTCTGGTT belongs to Modestobacter sp. L9-4 and includes:
- a CDS encoding ATP-dependent DNA helicase UvrD2 — translated: MAGARQGTGGAAGADAVLAGLDEQQRAAAEAVRGPVCILAGAGTGKTRTITHRIAYGVHLGEYVAEQVLAVTFTARAAGELRGRLSALGVGGVQARTFHAAAMRQLRYFAPRVLGGPMPELIENKLRVVAGAATRNRLTTDRSSLRDLASEIEWAKTTLATPEDYPARAAAAGRDLPFDAAAVAAVYQSYEEAKSRDGALDFEDLLLVTAYAIEEHPAVAREVRAQYRHFVVDEYQDVNPLQQRLLDAWLGGRAEVCVVGDPNQTIYSFTGADPEYLLGFADRYGDAEVVKLERDYRSTPQVVGLANKLIGQAPPRKGLPGLRLLGQRAEGPAPRFVEHDDEPAEAASVARACRELIDSGLPASEIAVLFRINAQSQVYESALADLGVPYVLKGGERFFERPEVREAVVLLRGAAAGGNDPGALVPAIRDVLASTGWAEHRPPPGGVARDRWQSLSALVDLAVDLVSEQPTLDLAGFVAHLAERANAQHAPTVQGVTLASMHAAKGLEWDAVFVVGLVDGVLPIAQSQSRPEAVEEERRLLYVAVTRAREQLTLSWSLARSPGGRRSRPRSRFLDGLAPDAAATPRRPVKRAKVVLEGEAGELFERLRAWRSSAAQEASVPAYVVFTDATLQSIAEARPATLAELSGLPGVGSRKLDLYGAGVLAAIEG